Proteins found in one Micromonospora sp. WMMD1082 genomic segment:
- a CDS encoding DEAD/DEAH box helicase family protein, with translation MTWIEADEALVDDIASRMDLRIPNRNALKTIVEHIAPGDGREVVADLATGVGKTYITAALIDYLGEQGVSNVLIVTPGRTIQEKTIANFTPGHAKFVPGMETNPLLVTAENFARGQVGDALRDGSALKVFVFNVQQLIRPTANTSRRVREVDEFIGADLYSHLQEADDLVVIADEHHVYRSQARAFSAAVRDLHPRALVGLTATPDAADEQKVIFRYSLAKAIADELVKVPVIAYREDGHNSVRTQLADACHLRRLKAQVMTDWHTERGNQLVNPVLFVVCQTIEEADDAAAILAEDGFIGDPNAVLVITSQSSDDALKALERVENPDSPIQCVVSVNKLREGWDVKNISVIVALRKLASEALTEQILGRGLRLPYGRRVGVPMLDSVDLIAHESYRRLLANKNVLLEKVLVAPQDTAGRTGSNAATPEAEPAATQGLLPLTNAPQVINGEETDGSLAMILASMDALDAEAQTERERLHQVLKPVAGAPTIRFPRREREIRPSRFTLSDVTSQDARREGARFMTEIAIPLRRDALDATHTIDGDVQVVRRAEVSEVATQNFMPVDKVRDNLVNRLMNLPLIEWNLSEFNAAKRVVDKFLEGAGVTSGDQVDWGEARAQAATFAFESLIRSRFASRVMDAVFRFRIVNVPPPLQPMPVDVADHMMISSSQPFLRGRFYSGWVKSILPLASFDAERTELRLARILDAASQIRWWLRISTQDQAYLEMDDGTRYFPDFIAIDSDGVHWVVEGKSDRDADRADVVRRKASAESWARAANDSDAVETTWRYLFVTESVLRQSANNWATILTLAPPED, from the coding sequence ATGACCTGGATCGAAGCGGACGAGGCGCTCGTTGACGACATCGCCTCGCGTATGGATCTGCGCATACCAAACCGCAACGCGTTGAAGACCATCGTCGAACACATCGCCCCTGGCGACGGGCGCGAAGTGGTAGCTGACCTGGCGACAGGTGTCGGCAAGACATACATAACCGCAGCGCTTATCGACTACCTCGGCGAGCAAGGCGTCTCCAACGTTCTGATTGTTACACCTGGAAGGACGATCCAGGAAAAGACCATTGCCAACTTTACGCCTGGGCACGCCAAATTTGTGCCTGGAATGGAAACCAACCCCTTGCTTGTCACAGCAGAGAACTTTGCTCGCGGCCAGGTGGGGGATGCGCTGCGTGACGGCAGTGCCCTTAAGGTCTTTGTCTTCAACGTTCAGCAACTGATTCGTCCGACCGCAAACACCTCGCGGCGGGTTCGAGAGGTCGATGAATTTATAGGCGCGGATCTCTACTCCCATCTCCAAGAGGCCGACGATCTGGTGGTGATCGCGGACGAGCACCACGTGTATCGGTCCCAAGCGAGGGCGTTCTCGGCGGCTGTCCGGGACTTGCACCCTCGCGCGTTGGTTGGGCTAACCGCCACACCAGACGCGGCCGATGAGCAAAAGGTGATCTTCCGGTACAGCCTAGCGAAGGCCATCGCGGACGAGTTGGTCAAGGTCCCGGTGATCGCCTACCGCGAGGACGGCCACAATAGCGTACGAACTCAGTTAGCGGATGCCTGCCATCTCCGCCGTCTCAAGGCTCAGGTGATGACCGATTGGCACACCGAGCGCGGAAACCAACTGGTAAACCCAGTACTTTTCGTCGTCTGTCAAACTATTGAAGAGGCAGACGACGCCGCCGCAATCCTTGCTGAGGATGGTTTCATAGGGGATCCTAATGCCGTACTCGTCATCACATCCCAATCCAGTGACGACGCCCTAAAGGCGCTGGAAAGAGTCGAAAATCCAGACTCCCCTATTCAATGTGTAGTTTCCGTGAACAAGCTACGGGAAGGGTGGGATGTCAAGAATATTTCCGTAATCGTTGCGCTGCGGAAGCTCGCCTCCGAGGCTCTAACGGAGCAAATTCTCGGTAGAGGGCTCAGGCTCCCCTACGGGCGACGCGTGGGGGTTCCCATGCTCGATAGCGTTGACCTGATCGCCCACGAATCATACCGTCGATTGTTAGCCAATAAGAACGTTCTCCTGGAAAAGGTCCTCGTCGCGCCACAGGACACGGCTGGACGCACGGGTAGCAACGCCGCGACACCAGAGGCAGAGCCGGCGGCCACTCAAGGATTGCTCCCGTTGACCAACGCGCCGCAGGTGATTAACGGGGAGGAGACCGACGGCAGCCTGGCGATGATCCTGGCCTCAATGGATGCGCTCGACGCCGAGGCTCAGACCGAGCGCGAGCGTCTACATCAGGTGCTAAAACCTGTCGCGGGCGCGCCTACCATCAGATTCCCTCGTCGTGAACGCGAGATCCGACCGTCACGGTTCACGTTGTCGGATGTAACAAGCCAGGACGCCCGGCGCGAAGGCGCACGATTCATGACCGAGATCGCCATCCCACTTAGGCGGGACGCGCTTGACGCTACGCACACGATTGACGGCGACGTCCAAGTCGTTCGGCGAGCCGAGGTGTCCGAAGTTGCCACGCAGAACTTTATGCCTGTCGACAAGGTGCGCGATAACCTTGTTAACCGTCTTATGAACCTTCCGCTCATCGAGTGGAATCTCTCCGAGTTCAATGCGGCTAAACGTGTGGTTGACAAGTTTCTAGAGGGCGCAGGCGTGACATCGGGCGACCAGGTTGATTGGGGCGAAGCGCGTGCCCAGGCGGCGACGTTCGCCTTCGAATCGCTAATCCGTTCCCGCTTCGCCTCGCGTGTCATGGACGCCGTGTTCCGGTTCCGGATTGTAAATGTCCCGCCCCCGTTGCAACCCATGCCGGTTGATGTGGCGGATCACATGATGATCTCGTCTTCCCAACCGTTTTTAAGAGGTCGTTTCTATTCCGGATGGGTCAAGAGCATTCTTCCGCTAGCGTCTTTTGACGCCGAAAGGACGGAGTTGCGTTTGGCGCGGATTCTCGACGCGGCGTCGCAGATTAGATGGTGGCTGCGCATCTCGACTCAGGATCAGGCATATCTTGAAATGGACGATGGGACACGCTATTTTCCAGACTTCATCGCCATTGATTCCGATGGTGTGCACTGGGTCGTGGAAGGCAAGTCCGACCGCGACGCAGATCGCGCGGATGTGGTCCGGCGCAAAGCGTCGGCTGAGAGCTGGGCGCGGGCGGCAAACGACTCCGACGCTGTTGAGACGACTTGGCGCTACCTCTTCGTAACCGAAAGTGTGCTGCGGCAGTCAGCAAACAATTGGGCGACAATCCTGACGCTTGCACCACCCGAGGACTAA
- a CDS encoding Gfo/Idh/MocA family oxidoreductase has protein sequence MDYEAIQVCWKAPGQVGLVETVARGRSGHAVVSVTHSVSNTGTERARFRELPNATIGFPHLPGCGAAGRVIESDSGARPGDLVAVRAATHESVVVAPLDRVHPVPDGCSPVDAALWQVGLIAMHGLGLGEFDPDDRLTVVGAGLIGAMARRVAAARGTQQCTVLATSAAKRWSLAHESSVTFDVLESGTVRDRTPLVIDATGSGSGLAVAVAAAEDGGRVVLLGSPRIPTAAVPVREIQERGLRLIGAHIDTMSDAATAVGENLLAGYTDEYFELLAAGRLTMADLVTTFTPGQAGLLYRQLVEDRHLIAAAVGWNARAGTSAMSVHEPPPPMRFALVGCGDIGAQNAHALGRAATASLVGVFDTDRNLSAALARDTSATAAGDLTDVLNDPGVDAILIATPHDTHERLATAVLDAGKHLLLQKPLAADLASARRIVRAAGDASTTASVLFPGRYEAAYRYARSARDAGLIGTPVGLLSTYLVDKPTSYYRGGYSMRAVSDWRLSKTRSGGGVVMMNLLHHIDIANALLPDDPDWVFATTLASPHSAEIEDFASLTVSFGTAVATFVGTATIPGPPGQELRMWGSEGHCTVLPQWQFTSRRDPGTDVRARPEPDDADVAAIDSFVNAARSGRRPEVTMEDALTVQAIVAAAYESANCGRPIDPCKLLAELEMS, from the coding sequence ATGGATTACGAGGCTATTCAGGTCTGTTGGAAAGCCCCGGGGCAAGTCGGGCTGGTGGAGACAGTGGCCCGCGGACGCAGCGGGCACGCCGTCGTCTCCGTAACGCACAGCGTGTCGAACACCGGCACGGAACGCGCCCGCTTCCGAGAGCTGCCCAACGCCACCATCGGTTTTCCCCACCTGCCCGGCTGTGGCGCCGCAGGACGCGTCATTGAGTCCGACTCCGGCGCCCGCCCGGGCGATCTCGTGGCTGTACGGGCCGCCACCCATGAGAGCGTGGTGGTGGCCCCGCTGGATCGCGTACACCCAGTGCCCGACGGCTGTTCCCCCGTCGACGCCGCCCTGTGGCAAGTCGGCCTAATCGCCATGCACGGCCTTGGTCTCGGCGAGTTCGATCCCGACGACCGCCTGACGGTGGTGGGCGCGGGCCTCATCGGCGCGATGGCCCGCCGTGTGGCCGCCGCACGCGGCACACAACAGTGCACCGTCCTAGCGACTTCGGCTGCAAAGCGATGGAGCCTGGCGCACGAGTCCAGCGTCACGTTCGATGTACTGGAATCCGGGACAGTCCGGGACAGGACTCCGCTCGTGATCGACGCTACGGGGAGTGGCTCTGGTCTGGCGGTTGCTGTTGCCGCTGCCGAGGACGGTGGCCGCGTGGTTCTGCTCGGGTCGCCGAGGATTCCCACGGCCGCAGTTCCCGTGCGGGAGATTCAGGAGCGGGGCCTGCGTTTGATCGGTGCCCACATCGACACGATGTCTGACGCCGCGACGGCCGTCGGCGAGAATCTGCTCGCGGGTTACACAGACGAGTACTTCGAGCTGCTCGCTGCGGGTCGCCTGACGATGGCGGATCTGGTCACGACCTTTACACCGGGACAGGCCGGTCTGCTGTACCGCCAGCTCGTGGAAGACCGTCACTTGATCGCCGCCGCAGTTGGCTGGAACGCCCGCGCGGGAACCTCGGCCATGAGCGTTCACGAGCCCCCACCGCCGATGCGGTTCGCACTTGTCGGCTGCGGCGACATCGGAGCGCAGAACGCCCATGCACTGGGCCGCGCCGCCACCGCCTCGCTCGTCGGTGTGTTCGACACCGACCGCAATCTGTCCGCGGCTCTCGCCCGTGATACCAGCGCAACTGCGGCTGGGGATCTCACGGACGTACTGAACGATCCTGGAGTGGACGCAATCCTGATCGCCACGCCACACGACACCCATGAACGTCTCGCAACTGCCGTACTCGACGCTGGCAAGCACCTGCTGCTGCAGAAGCCGCTCGCGGCTGACCTGGCGTCCGCCCGGCGTATCGTCCGTGCCGCAGGTGACGCCTCCACCACCGCGAGCGTGCTGTTCCCGGGTCGGTACGAGGCGGCCTATCGCTATGCACGGAGTGCCCGCGACGCAGGGCTCATCGGGACGCCGGTCGGCCTCTTGTCGACCTATCTCGTGGACAAGCCGACTTCGTACTATCGGGGCGGTTACAGCATGCGTGCGGTCTCGGACTGGAGGCTCTCGAAGACTCGCTCCGGAGGCGGCGTCGTGATGATGAATCTCCTGCATCACATCGACATCGCGAATGCTCTACTGCCCGATGATCCGGACTGGGTATTTGCAACGACGCTCGCATCACCGCATTCCGCCGAGATCGAAGACTTCGCCTCACTGACGGTAAGCTTCGGTACGGCAGTAGCAACGTTCGTAGGCACTGCCACCATTCCTGGTCCGCCCGGCCAGGAGTTGCGAATGTGGGGTTCAGAAGGTCACTGCACAGTGCTGCCGCAGTGGCAGTTCACATCGCGACGCGATCCCGGCACCGACGTACGTGCCCGTCCTGAGCCGGATGACGCCGACGTGGCGGCCATCGACAGCTTCGTCAACGCGGCGCGAAGCGGGCGGCGCCCCGAGGTCACAATGGAGGATGCACTGACCGTTCAGGCAATCGTGGCCGCCGCGTACGAGTCGGCGAACTGCGGTCGACCGATCGATCCCTGCAAGCTTTTGGCTGAGCTGGAGATGTCATGA
- a CDS encoding site-specific DNA-methyltransferase, producing MASVTGRLALTWVNKDKALIGAGDGGYEWAPRDDPRVTEVRLLHEVGDVGEAADNLLIEGDSAHALRALLNIPEYAAKYRGKVKLVYIDPPFNTGQAFAHYDDALEHSIWLGMMRERLVLIRDLLSPDGSVWVHLDHTEAAYCRALMDEIFGRDNFRNAVVWKRTTGKSSAVRGLGTLHEVILFYARSPEMQPNRILLPYDDEYLSVKYSSSDAKGKYRLGDLTAPGIREGHSGRPWQGMDPSAKGRHWVAPNPSGVLDRLPPDATTQQKLDLLLECGYVQLPRKIGQWPQFKRYLNESGGVALGDLWTDIPVLNSQEAERNGFSTQKPERLIERIIEITTKPGDVVLDCFGGSGTTAAVAHKMNRQWILVELLPSNLTSFIQPRLTKIVNGEDPSGITQEVVEEFENTLPDGVGYDEVRRAAAVVKKMADANAFDDLGGPTVSTLEAVARALRYMVQSKKQVVNRWSGGGGFRIVQVGPSMYEFGEGRVFLSEWATNGRFAEAVCAQLGFAVEDAPPFAGRKGRTRLAVVDGVADEGVIAGLVSRLADGERMVLVAKAVTEDAAEALVKLSPGSKLKKAPRDVLIRKGRVSR from the coding sequence ATGGCGAGCGTTACCGGTCGGCTAGCCCTAACATGGGTAAACAAAGACAAGGCGTTGATCGGCGCTGGCGATGGCGGCTATGAGTGGGCTCCCCGCGATGATCCGCGAGTCACAGAAGTACGCCTTCTACATGAGGTCGGGGACGTCGGCGAAGCCGCCGACAATCTATTGATTGAAGGTGATAGCGCACACGCATTGCGGGCCTTGTTGAACATCCCGGAGTACGCGGCGAAATACCGGGGCAAGGTCAAACTTGTATACATCGACCCCCCGTTCAACACTGGGCAGGCATTCGCTCACTATGATGACGCGCTTGAGCACTCCATCTGGCTAGGGATGATGCGAGAGCGCCTTGTTCTGATTCGTGATCTCCTGTCTCCAGACGGCTCGGTCTGGGTTCACTTGGATCATACAGAAGCGGCATACTGCCGCGCCCTGATGGACGAGATCTTTGGTCGAGACAACTTCCGCAATGCGGTGGTTTGGAAACGTACTACGGGAAAGAGCTCGGCAGTTCGTGGTCTAGGGACCCTTCATGAAGTCATCCTCTTTTACGCTCGGTCGCCAGAGATGCAGCCCAACCGGATACTTCTGCCCTATGACGACGAGTATTTGTCAGTAAAATACTCTAGCTCCGATGCGAAAGGTAAGTACCGGTTAGGCGACCTCACGGCGCCCGGCATCCGAGAAGGTCATAGCGGGCGACCTTGGCAAGGCATGGACCCGAGCGCGAAGGGTCGTCATTGGGTGGCACCCAATCCCAGCGGGGTTCTCGATAGGCTTCCGCCCGATGCTACGACCCAACAAAAGCTTGACCTCTTACTGGAATGTGGGTATGTCCAGCTTCCTCGCAAGATCGGGCAGTGGCCGCAGTTCAAGCGCTACCTGAATGAATCAGGTGGGGTCGCACTGGGCGATCTTTGGACGGACATTCCGGTCCTCAACAGCCAAGAGGCGGAGCGGAACGGCTTTAGCACACAAAAGCCGGAACGGCTGATAGAACGAATCATCGAAATTACAACTAAGCCAGGGGACGTAGTTCTCGACTGCTTTGGCGGCTCCGGGACGACCGCAGCAGTTGCCCATAAGATGAACCGACAGTGGATTTTGGTTGAGCTGCTGCCATCCAATCTAACTTCCTTCATCCAGCCGCGGCTGACCAAAATAGTAAATGGCGAGGATCCGAGCGGGATCACTCAAGAGGTCGTCGAGGAGTTCGAGAACACCCTTCCCGACGGCGTCGGATACGACGAAGTGCGGCGCGCCGCCGCTGTCGTGAAGAAGATGGCGGATGCGAATGCATTCGATGACCTCGGCGGTCCAACCGTGTCGACACTTGAGGCAGTTGCCCGAGCCCTGCGCTACATGGTCCAGTCAAAGAAACAGGTAGTGAACCGCTGGTCCGGTGGGGGCGGTTTCCGGATCGTCCAGGTGGGTCCTTCGATGTACGAATTTGGAGAGGGCCGCGTCTTCCTCTCCGAGTGGGCGACTAACGGCCGATTTGCGGAAGCTGTGTGTGCCCAGCTCGGCTTCGCTGTTGAAGATGCACCCCCCTTCGCCGGACGTAAGGGTCGGACCCGCCTAGCCGTAGTCGACGGAGTGGCGGACGAGGGGGTCATAGCGGGTCTCGTTTCGCGCCTTGCCGACGGGGAGCGAATGGTCCTTGTAGCCAAAGCCGTGACCGAAGACGCAGCGGAGGCCCTAGTCAAGCTCAGTCCTGGATCGAAGCTCAAGAAGGCGCCGCGAGACGTCCTAATCCGTAAAGGACGAGTTTCCCGATGA
- a CDS encoding DUF397 domain-containing protein, whose amino-acid sequence MTMHPEKFTNWRKSSRSGGGDNCIEVAFALDGTVGMRDSKDRTGPVLGFTRGEWTAFTDGIREGDFDAH is encoded by the coding sequence ATGACCATGCACCCCGAGAAGTTCACCAACTGGCGGAAGTCCAGCCGCTCCGGCGGTGGCGACAACTGCATCGAGGTCGCCTTCGCGCTCGACGGCACCGTGGGCATGCGGGATTCGAAGGACCGGACGGGACCAGTGCTGGGGTTCACCCGGGGTGAGTGGACGGCGTTCACTGACGGCATCCGCGAAGGTGATTTTGACGCACACTGA
- a CDS encoding glycosyltransferase: MTQTILHYLTQWMWLSDSFVHGPIAASRYRATVVSRMPVTNSHVYPPPAGLISLDSQAPAEGAAAASAVISRLDGSRPVLVHLHHGYCLPDASALARALDIPLVVSFWGYDVTALPRKEPKRLMPLLTALDMAVVPSRFLAEIVRNLGIEPARIRVVPGSVEQRFFDPTPLPAEPRVTFIGRFVPKKGIDVLLAAWPLVRKAVPGAELTLLGYGDGAPSSDPKSGLKVHTPDPIDPRGQVLSLIRRCRVYVSPSTTGPDGDSESQHIGNIEAQAAGRVVVTTNHGAIPEFIENELTGIVVAEGDHAALAAALIAALSDSPRWQTLSNNAATAARRFEVERIREAHAHLYAELIQGGKY; the protein is encoded by the coding sequence ATGACGCAAACGATCCTTCACTACCTAACGCAGTGGATGTGGCTCAGCGACAGCTTCGTACACGGGCCGATCGCCGCGAGCAGGTATCGCGCGACCGTGGTGAGCCGAATGCCCGTCACCAACAGCCATGTCTATCCGCCGCCAGCCGGCCTCATCAGCCTTGACAGCCAAGCTCCCGCGGAGGGCGCCGCGGCTGCCTCGGCTGTGATCAGCCGTCTTGACGGGTCACGTCCAGTCCTGGTTCACCTCCACCACGGGTATTGTCTTCCGGACGCATCGGCGCTGGCCCGGGCCTTGGACATACCGTTGGTAGTGTCATTCTGGGGCTACGACGTAACGGCCCTTCCACGCAAGGAGCCAAAGCGGCTCATGCCTCTTCTCACTGCGCTGGACATGGCAGTCGTGCCCTCACGGTTCCTGGCTGAGATCGTTCGGAACCTCGGGATCGAACCGGCGCGCATCCGTGTGGTTCCGGGTTCCGTCGAGCAACGATTCTTCGACCCGACACCGTTGCCGGCGGAGCCGCGCGTGACGTTCATCGGCCGGTTCGTGCCTAAGAAGGGCATTGACGTCCTACTCGCGGCCTGGCCGCTCGTGCGGAAGGCGGTTCCAGGCGCGGAGCTAACGCTGCTCGGCTACGGCGACGGCGCGCCGTCGTCCGATCCTAAATCCGGACTCAAGGTCCACACGCCGGACCCCATCGACCCGCGCGGCCAGGTGCTCAGCCTAATCCGCCGCTGCCGGGTCTACGTATCGCCCAGCACCACAGGGCCTGACGGAGACTCGGAGTCCCAGCACATCGGCAACATCGAGGCCCAAGCGGCCGGCCGGGTGGTCGTCACGACCAACCACGGTGCGATACCCGAGTTCATTGAAAACGAACTCACCGGAATTGTGGTCGCCGAAGGGGATCACGCTGCGCTCGCCGCCGCGCTAATCGCAGCGTTGTCGGACTCGCCGCGTTGGCAGACACTGTCAAACAACGCGGCCACAGCGGCACGGCGATTCGAGGTAGAAAGGATCAGAGAGGCGCACGCGCACCTCTACGCAGAGTTAATTCAGGGCGGTAAGTATTAG
- a CDS encoding IS701 family transposase gives MKTTRSKAAAAASIEAARTARTAGELLERLRSCFVRTQTWQHAGRYVSALVSEIPKRNGWTIAQQAGDRTPDRTQRLLNRAVWDGHAAMSQVRRFVVTGLDAVAGRRTRRGLRIAALDETGQAKQGTATCGVKRQYMGCAGRLANGINTVHLAYARERVGHALIAARQWIPAEHLADAGTTARMGIAETVTFRTKGQLAIDICTDAYADGVTFDFACGDEVYGNCTPLREFFEDRQQAYVLRVASTFMLTLNPETRMTCAKAVALLAADKRRWQVRSAGTGSKGQRWYAWAWIATDSPRHYLLVRRHLNSGELAFHYCYVPQGQPLTLARLVRAAGLRWPVEETFEFSKDSFGLDQCQACLHTAIIRHTVLVMTAPAICAIAAARLKTRTDTQAPPPDTPDQRPPTEPGMIPLTIPETARLLATTWHRPKPADHDTHWRNWRRRHQARARWHHQRTRLGREYALLN, from the coding sequence GTGAAGACAACAAGATCGAAGGCGGCTGCTGCTGCCAGCATAGAGGCTGCCCGGACGGCCCGGACCGCGGGTGAGCTGCTGGAGCGGTTGCGGTCGTGTTTCGTGCGTACGCAGACCTGGCAGCACGCGGGCCGGTACGTATCGGCGCTGGTCAGCGAGATCCCGAAGCGCAACGGGTGGACGATCGCGCAGCAGGCCGGGGACCGCACGCCGGATCGCACCCAGAGGCTGCTGAACCGGGCGGTGTGGGACGGGCACGCGGCGATGAGTCAGGTGCGCCGCTTCGTCGTAACCGGCCTGGACGCTGTGGCCGGGCGCCGCACGCGCCGGGGGCTGCGGATCGCCGCCCTGGACGAGACCGGCCAGGCCAAGCAGGGCACGGCGACGTGCGGGGTTAAACGGCAGTACATGGGCTGCGCCGGCCGGCTCGCGAACGGGATCAACACGGTGCACCTGGCGTATGCACGCGAACGTGTCGGACACGCGCTGATCGCCGCCCGGCAGTGGATCCCGGCCGAGCACCTCGCAGACGCGGGCACCACGGCGAGGATGGGCATCGCCGAGACGGTGACGTTCCGGACCAAAGGACAGTTGGCCATCGACATCTGCACCGACGCCTACGCTGACGGTGTCACCTTCGACTTCGCCTGCGGCGACGAGGTCTACGGCAACTGCACCCCGCTACGCGAGTTCTTCGAAGACCGGCAGCAGGCCTACGTACTGCGCGTCGCCTCGACCTTCATGCTCACCCTGAACCCGGAAACCCGCATGACCTGCGCCAAGGCCGTCGCCCTGCTCGCCGCCGACAAACGCCGGTGGCAGGTCCGCTCGGCTGGTACCGGCTCGAAGGGACAACGCTGGTACGCGTGGGCATGGATCGCGACCGACTCACCCCGGCACTACCTCCTGGTCCGCCGTCACCTCAACAGCGGTGAACTGGCCTTCCACTACTGCTACGTCCCGCAAGGCCAACCGTTGACCCTGGCCCGGCTCGTCCGGGCAGCCGGGCTGCGCTGGCCGGTCGAGGAAACATTCGAGTTCAGCAAGGATTCCTTCGGCCTCGATCAATGCCAAGCCTGCCTCCACACCGCGATCATCCGGCACACCGTGCTGGTCATGACCGCCCCGGCCATCTGCGCGATCGCCGCCGCTCGCCTCAAAACCAGGACCGACACCCAAGCCCCGCCACCAGACACACCCGATCAGCGGCCACCCACCGAACCAGGCATGATCCCGCTGACCATCCCCGAGACCGCACGCCTGCTCGCCACAACCTGGCACCGGCCGAAACCCGCCGACCACGACACCCACTGGCGCAACTGGCGACGCCGCCACCAAGCCCGAGCACGCTGGCACCACCAACGAACCCGACTCGGGCGAGAGTATGCCCTGCTCAACTAG
- a CDS encoding DNA adenine methylase, whose translation MSALEAVAMPVRYMGTKRYLAADVRTAIESVTPSGSVVDLFSGIGAVASALSPDHHVITNDALSFTTVLARARFCRGRRTEFAHLLPSIRLRYREREQELETAHESVLARESVALKADWKTLATFMANYPHVGISSDARCMARICAVADTREKYSLATLYFAAGYFSVRQSIQIDSLRYAIDQEAPCSVDWDWMIAAWLSAAATVMNAPGHTAQYLRVSGELSQTRVRRAWSRDIWAVFTDRIIDMTQEGTQKWREGNMSCNADALKIISSDALDGVGVVYADPPYTKDHYSRYYHVYETLYRYDYPASTGAGRYRNDRFVTDFSVKTKVQSAFEALASGVRARGIPLVLSYPDNGLLSLAGVNLLDLLTSHFTSVTLKSRPHSHSTLGASGGEQKKRAVENIYVCS comes from the coding sequence ATGAGCGCCCTGGAGGCTGTCGCAATGCCGGTCCGGTACATGGGCACGAAACGGTACCTTGCTGCGGATGTTAGGACGGCGATCGAGTCAGTGACGCCATCAGGGTCGGTTGTTGATCTATTCTCAGGTATAGGTGCAGTCGCCTCGGCGCTCTCACCGGACCACCACGTCATTACAAACGATGCCCTTAGCTTCACTACAGTATTAGCCCGAGCACGCTTCTGCCGCGGCCGTCGAACTGAATTTGCTCACCTACTGCCCAGCATACGGCTTCGCTACCGCGAAAGAGAGCAAGAACTGGAGACAGCTCACGAATCGGTACTCGCCAGAGAGTCCGTCGCACTGAAAGCCGACTGGAAGACGCTTGCAACATTCATGGCGAATTATCCGCATGTTGGCATAAGTAGCGACGCTAGGTGTATGGCAAGGATTTGTGCCGTAGCGGACACACGCGAGAAGTACAGTCTAGCTACTTTGTACTTTGCGGCTGGCTATTTCAGCGTCCGTCAGTCGATCCAGATCGACTCACTGCGATACGCAATCGACCAGGAGGCGCCATGCAGTGTCGACTGGGATTGGATGATCGCAGCTTGGCTCAGCGCTGCGGCGACCGTCATGAACGCGCCAGGCCACACAGCTCAATACCTACGAGTTTCGGGCGAGCTCTCACAGACAAGAGTTCGGCGAGCATGGTCGAGAGACATCTGGGCGGTGTTTACCGACCGCATAATAGACATGACGCAAGAGGGCACGCAAAAGTGGCGGGAAGGCAATATGTCCTGCAACGCTGATGCCCTGAAAATAATCTCATCTGACGCACTAGATGGTGTAGGAGTGGTCTACGCAGACCCGCCGTACACGAAAGATCACTACTCGCGCTATTATCACGTCTATGAAACTCTGTATCGCTATGACTACCCAGCTTCAACTGGCGCTGGCCGGTACCGGAATGATCGATTCGTCACCGACTTCTCCGTAAAAACCAAGGTACAAAGCGCTTTCGAGGCGCTCGCATCCGGAGTCAGAGCTAGGGGTATACCTCTAGTCCTCTCTTATCCTGATAATGGACTCCTCAGTCTCGCCGGCGTGAACCTCCTTGACTTGCTAACGTCTCATTTTACGTCTGTCACACTAAAAAGCCGCCCGCATAGCCACTCCACTCTTGGAGCATCCGGCGGAGAGCAGAAGAAGCGAGCGGTGGAGAATATCTATGTTTGCTCCTGA